The following proteins are co-located in the Nomia melanderi isolate GNS246 chromosome 1, iyNomMela1, whole genome shotgun sequence genome:
- the LOC116429512 gene encoding uncharacterized protein LOC116429512 isoform X6, producing MPGENKEKLAQTTSGGRQEASSPSKSSDPERSPRGSSMIPLPRALQQNPKTVKTEKNRLRLIMENRGLTDVLEKERMIYAEDRGEEGYRLTSRGEPAPRYRGDVSCNLAYRCPARKIYSRRSKHYNEGGSSEEESKPDTSLQGHRVPSSYRGTWPIRRDLWASQQMGFSCQQSTSTTVHNDVASVMSFSSNSGGGLSCSAEVQGDRRLGAKVDVVYNLLGMLGSTEGGEDMSTTLLSMSNSIDNCLIMRQSGCLPLLVQLIHAPGQDLATRERASRALHNIVYAKGDERAGRREARVLRFLEQLRDYCQALRSSLETGEVPDDLERHPGPTIAALMKLSFDEAHRHAMCQLGGLHAVAELIEMDHMAHGSECDDQNCITLRRYAGMALTNLTFGDGNNKALLCSFREFMKALVSQLRSPSDDLRQVTASVLRNLSWRADTSSKQTLREVGAVTGLMKAAMEGRKESTLKSILSALWNLSAHCSTNKIDICAVDGALAFLVDMLSYKAPSKTLAIVENAGGILRNVSSHIAVREDYRAIVRERGCLQVLLQQLRSPSLTVVSNACGALWNLSARCPQDQRLLWDLGAVPMLRSLIHSKHKMISMGSSAALKNLLSARPGCNNLVHLDSTARGLGLPTLPTLVARRQRALEQEIDQNLAETCDNIEPSTSPTNKDDKFLFKMDHSFLGINARALRNYHLHNQPSTSSMKCNGVARSESRDSMRSITSTHSDTMFERVNRHVLNGLSPTDIQIKQQSSSLHSAVGFDTGMSSENHIKISSEKKYTLRYKNAIPDRLKSSDGYNDLGDLRCTNSTISWSSAPDQESACSQNLLHSSVEDNLPQSMSSKGGSQSSVSEETELNVCQKTEYQCIAGKSGIDTPSSLSFASSTSPGKDSFSNMYDKTVLHQHNPLNTIQKTISPTVSHCTEGNLFSDYAETDLDQPTDYSLRYAERSLDEDKQHSHYFANSEQELVHDDTLKTYCTEGTPHGSSLNSSRAASASDLQEDNRQRCTMKRIQEQRKLHDKQEFSLQTEIKSVVEENGHGTKIPLSLRVQQISSDNLHCDQSNNIASNSGNVESDVEKKYENQNEMFGKNVKSFPTNGINSYVASALKASNDSGCKEFELKGDTRNMPCTLNINASSECLDQVSDGDEDDEDLLTACINIGMQNNRHRHSFIGNNFEKLPRSESNLARYQTSVALDQVESNLLTDSAMNSLDTNRTTCEENNDIINPPSVNVTSHYSPNTTTKLTQKTMENEAVAESSNKMLQNQLADISRNIEQITGIGEDNLCNFSLPSNLRNSPILQETIVFNTEPNQQQYLSSMDIESNEDMSSLIHTDLLEEERMTEENENENDKLSDTSKNKIRENPMQQSYTKVTDSESSESIDSVEQSEHALLELCIQPGLSKPIDQLNKTALKSKILDRFEQKEINYSNESSQMDDTCEVDGIQKEEISEKHKQIQKNTDIPNHGKKEDIYRRQRDPDAMIASLDRLTATLVQQTEAIRERDSGTMKQSIISDTWNEDSPNEVSFPSISISAPIIASFKSDVQEDPGTVTSEYVETASSESGHMTNSKIIQREAFKLAEAVDAEMNKHNEMDTTSMTSMDLEAIKPPSSMGSLLSLTASYAGSGDCSETYVNRDRCNSASLPPIQMRNVSLTDSRNCRKKSLPLGVVAKRALNQNQAHTSSLENLLNECSGSHLDSVKPPSMMDELPDVGDMENSMLSVASITSEVADTKDQDPHSLTGSDAVFDLLKPVANVLSITCMRYAETMQSSANNSLSEYLENINPPSLFNEVCEMDESTVEHVTETVCSDTLCIDAELRTEEAPHPMVVDKIDEGGNDTDEAVTPISSEYCVTSSAESTPKKRLHRNLTPKQKRTLAKERYKTYTIAAELSKKETEEEKQENEDRENKIPRGKCSPFSKLTPKQRRQEDRARFQTQVLENPFPEVNQDQQDVENICETESPASSEPVSPVRSAIPKPTKLSACKTLIKKRMEQKKNRERYRTRTLNDSECIFKDTDGNAAANGTEENSLTATHTIQSDEIQTMLEQNATIVLNTLNESNKANQNLEEPLLDCETISLVSNESESERNLRMKFVNGVSKKLIGACSQQMDEAHELEDTHKDAVEIETCRSQEDVRYDTVESDSENESNNTEEPPRETKRPRIIKPGMVRDLSNDSNATDKSEPESPKAIRGRRKALYSNPITRKPTPQSSPLKQVNPVSGIPIGRSNTSPIVRATRATTLRQNNNSQNNLTKESSKTTLKMTSILPDTEKRTRNLSAAAKRASVPQKGSSLTFTKSVKRHSTPPTCSSNFQQDGKPDAAVKPLERQGTFTKDEPEMENAPMVVSSSSSPIKTKIAKPIKGATSKVHPTTMVKPKVAPKALQTKATKGNTSEKIQPPKALPLLVAPKRLPTGKLTSASKVPTGVQNTAQAENGKVFRKVGPLGQRSNSNSSIVSNSSTGMQTRKLAKEATSKIASLWKKVEESKSKQRLEKPDTRQWLQPGSCANVVDAPTPASNPPAFRLFRSSTFEGVPQENDSPESTLYKSKSKRPLAMGVQFSKVKYRNSCDLSGMNANDAPCKIPVKSSDASTYRKDTVQVGDASVILRKPQNSESSPMEVDPTKRISRLGSFIRVDSANAEGSAQTNVNGSGTRTPASAIVPPFNYNPKQDIPSQTTKVTPNESESKFGVADCHSDIVTGSARVTTV from the exons ATGCCAGGCGAAAACAAGGAGAAACTGGCGCAGACAACTTCCGGCGGCAGGCAAGAAGCTTCCTCGCCGTCGAAGAGCAGCGATCCGGAGCGTAGTCCTCGTGGCAGCTCGATGATCCCTCTGCCCCGCGCGCTGCAGCAGAACCCGAAGACGGTGAAGACGGAGAAGAACCGTCTCAGGCTGATCATGGAGAACAGGGGTTTAACCGACGTCCTTGAGAAGGAGAGGATGATCTACGCGGAGGACAGGGGCGAGGAAGGATATCGGTTGACGTCCCGCGGGGAACCGGCCCCGAGATACCGCGGCGACGTGTCCTGCAACCTGGCGTATCGATGTCCTGCGAGAAAG ATTTATTCGAGAAGGAGTAAACACTACAATGAGGGTGGTAGTAGCGAGGAAGAGAGCAAGCCAGACACGTCTTTACAAGGACACAGAGTACCATCCTCTTACAGAGGAACATGGCCCATCAGAAGAGATCTATGGGCCAGTCAGCAGATGGGCTTCTCCTGTCAACAAAGCACATCAACCACTGTACATAAT GACGTAGCCAGCGTAATGAGTTTCTCATCAAACTCTGGCGGTGGCCTGAGCTGTTCCGCCGAGGTGCAAGGAGACCGAAGATTAGGAGCGAAAGTGGACGTGGTGTACAACCTGCTGGGAATGCTGGGAAGCACCGAGGGCGGAGAGGACATGAGCACCACCCTGCTTTCAATGAGTAACTCGATAGACAATTGTCTGATAATGAGGCAGTCGGGATGTCTGCCGCTGCTGGTACAACTGATTCACGCACCGGGACAGGATCTGGCAACCAGAGAGAGGGCTTCGCGAGCCCTGCACAACATAGTTTACGCGAAAGGCGACGAAAGGGCTGGGCGTCGAGAGGCCAGGGTACTTAGATTTCTGGAGCAATTGCGAGACTATTGTCAAGCTCTGAGATCGTCCTTGGAGACGGGAGAGGTTCCCGACGATCTGGAGAGACACCCAGGACCGACTATAGCCGCGCTAATGAAACTTTCCTTCGACGAGGCCCACCGTCACGCTATGTGCCAGCTCGGTGGGCTGCACGCGGTAGCAGAGCTAATCGAGATGGACCACATGGCCCACGGTAGCGAATGCGACGACCAAAATTGCATCACGCTGCGCAGGTACGCTGGAATGGCGCTGACCAACCTGACATTCGGCGACGGAAACAACAAGGCGCTGCTCTGCTCTTTCCGGGAGTTCATGAAAGCGTTGGTATCGCAACTGCGCAGTCCTAGCGACGACCTTAGACAGGTCACAGCGAGCGTGCTGAGGAACTTGTCGTGGCGAGCGGACACCAGCAGCAAGCAGACTCTGAGGGAAGTGGGAGCAGTGACTGGTTTAATGAAGGCCGCGATGGAAGGCAGAAAGGAGTCAACGCTGAAGTCGATCCTCTCAGCGCTGTGGAACCTTTCGGCACACTGTAGTACAAATAAGATAGACATCTGCGCTGTGGACGGTGCTCTCGCCTTTCTCGTGGACATGCTGAGCTACAAAGCGCCGTCCAAGACACTGGCGATAGTGGAAAACGCCGGGGGTATATTGAGAAACGTCTCCAGCCACATCGCGGTCAGGGAAGACTACCGAGCTATCGTCAGAGAAAGAGGATGCCTTCAGGTTTTGTTGCAACAGTTACGATCACCGAGCTTGACCGTAGTCAGCAATGCCTGCGGAGCACTTTGGAACCTCTCGGCTAGGTGTCCGCAGGATCAACGTTTGCTGTGGGACCTCGGCGCAGTGCCCATGCTCCGCAGCCTCATCCATTCCAAGCACAAAATGATCTCGATGGGTTCGAGTGCAGCTTTGAAGAACTTGCTAAGCGCCCGGCCAGGTTGCAACAATCTCGTTCATTTAGACTCAACAGCCCGTGGCTTAGGCCTTCCAACGTTGCCCACCTTGGTCGCCCGAAGACAGAGGGCTTTGGAGCAGGAGATAGATCAGAACTTGGCAGAAACATGCGACAACATTGAACCCAGCACATCTCCTACGAACAAGGACGACAAGTTCCTCTTCAAGATGGACCACAGCTTCTTAGGAATTAACGCTCGAGCATTGCGCAACTATCACTTGCACAACCAGCCCAGCACGTCCAGTATGAAATGTAATGGAGTGGCCAGAAGCGAGAGCAGGGACTCCATGCGGTCCATAACTAGCACCCACTCCGACACCATGTTCGAGCGAGTTAATCGCCACGTGTTGAACGGATTATCCCCCACCGACATTCAAATCAAACAGCAGTCCTCCTCCCTTCATTCTGCGGTCGGTTTCGACACCGGCATGTCCAGCGAGAACCACATCAAAATTTCGTCCGAGAAGAAGTACACGCTACGGTACAAGAACGCGATCCCCGACCGTTTGAAATCCTCGGATGGTTACAACGACCTGGGAGACCTGAGATGCACCAATTCCACGATCTCCTGGTCGTCCGCGCCGGATCAGGAGTCCGCTTGTTCGCAGAACTTGCTCCACTCCTCTGTGGAGGATAACCTGCCGCAGAGCATGTCGTCGAAAGGTGGTAGCCAGTCCAGCGTGTCCGAGGAGACCGAGTTGAATGTTTGCCAAAAGACCGAATACCAGTGCATCGCCGGCAAGTCGGGGATCGACACTCCCTCGTCGTTGTCCTTCGCCAGTAGTACATCTCCGGGCAAGGACAGTTTCAGTAACATGTATGACAAGACGGTGCTACATCAGCATAATCCACTGAACACGATACAGAAAACCATCTCCCCAACTGTCAGTCACTGTACGGAAGGGAATCTGTTTAGTGATTATGCCGAGACGGATTTGGATCAGCCGACTGATTACAGTTTGCGGTACGCGGAGCGTAGCTTGGACGAGGACAAACAGCACTCTCATTACTTTGCGAACAGCGAGCAGGAACTCGTTCATGATGACACTTTGAAGACTTACTGTACCGAGGGAACACCCCACGGATCGTCGCTGAATTCTTCCAGAGCTGCCTCTGCGTCTGACTTGCAGGAGGATAATAGACAGAGGTGCACTATGAAGAGAATACAGGAGCAAAGGAAGTTGCACGACAAACAAGAATTCAGTTtgcaaacagaaattaaaagcgTTGTGGAAGAAAACGGACATGGCACCAAGATCCCATTGAG tttaagaGTGCAACAAATATCATCAGACAACTTGCATTGCGATCAGAGTAATAACATTGCATCTAATTCGGGAAATGTTGAATCAG ATGTGGAGAAAAAGTATGAGAATCAAAATGAAATGTTCGGGAAAAACGTTAAAAGTTTCCCGACAAATGGAATTAATTCATATGTGGCCAGTGCATTGAAGGCTTCTAATGATTCAGGATGTAAGGAATTTGAACTAAAAGGAGATACGCGTAACATGCCttgtacattaaatataaaCGCCTCTTCCGAATGTTTAGATCAAGTCAGTGATGGAGATGAGGATGATGAAGATCTTCTTACAGCTTGCATTAATATCGGAATGCAAAACAATAG GCACAGGCATTCTTTCATAGGAAACAATTTTGAGAAACTCCCACGAAGTGAAAGCAATCTAGCGAGGTATCAGACAAGCGTGGCGTTAGATCAAGTAGAATCCAATCTACTAACTGATTCCGCCATGAATAGTCTAGATACAAATCGAACAACATGtgaagaaaataatgatataattaatcCACCAAGTGTGAATGTTACGTCTCATTACAGCCCGAATACAACAACAAAATTAACTCAGAAA aCGATGGAAAATGAAGCTGTAGCGGAGTCCtcgaataaaatgttacaaaatcaaCTCGCAGACATAAGCAGAAACATTGAACAAATTACTGGGATAGGTGAAGACAACCTTTGCAATTTTTCATTGCCTTCAAACTTGAGGAACAGTCCGATTCTACAGGAAACGATAGTTTTCAACACAGAACCTAATCAGCAACAGTACCTATCCAGCATGGACATTGAATCAAATGAAGACATGTCGTCTTTAATTCATACTGATCTTTTGGAGGAAGAAAGGATGACagaggaaaatgaaaatgaaaatgataagcTATCGGACACCTCAAAAAACAAAATTAGAGAGAACCCAATGCAGCAGTCTTACACGAAAGTGACAGACTCGGAAAGCAGTGAATCTATTGATTCCGTCGAACAGTCTGAACATGCGCTCCTAGAATTGTGTATACAACCTGGATTGTCAAAACCCATCGACCAATTGAACAAAACTGCATTGAAGTCTAAGATTTTAGATCGGTTTGAACAGAAAGAGATCAATTACTCGAACGAGAGCAGTCAGATGGATGACACGTGCGAAGTGGACGGTATTCAGAAAGAAGAGATCAGCGAGAAGCACAAACAGATACAAAAGAACACTGATATACCGAACCACGGGAAGAAAGAAGATATATATCGACGGCAGAGAGATCCAGACGCAATGATCGCCTCGTTAGATCGGTTAACAGCCACGTTAGTGCAACAAACGGAAGCGATTCGGGAACGTGACTCTGGTACCATGAAGCAAAGCATAATAAGCGACACCTGGAATGAGGATTCGCCTAACGAAGTTTCCTTTCCTAGTATCAGCATCAGCGCTCCCATCATTGCCTCGTTCAAGAGCGACGTTCAAGAAGATCCAGGTACCGTTACCTCCGAATACGTGGAAACAGCGAGTAGCGAAAGCGGACATATGACAAATTCAAAAATCATTCAACGAGAAGCGTTCAAACTAGCCGAGGCTGTGGACGCGGAAATGAACAAGCACAACGAGATGGACACAACAAGTATGACGTCCATGGATCTAGAGGCCATCAAACCTCCGTCTTCGATGGGCAGTTTGTTGTCCCTAACAGCCAGTTACGCTGGCTCGGGTGATTGCAGCGAGACGTACGTTAACAGAGACAGATGTAATTCTGCGTCGCTTCCACCGATTCAGATGAGGAACGTGTCCCTAACAGATTCCAGAAACTGCCGTAAAAAGTCTTTGCCTCTCGGCGTGGTGGCCAAACGAGCGCTAAACCAGAATCAGGCTCATACAAGCAGTTTAGAGAATTTATTGAACGAGTGCAGTGGTTCGCACCTGGACAGCGTCAAACCACCATCGATGATGGACGAACTGCCGGACGTGGGTGACATGGAGAATAGTATGCTAAGTGTGGCGAGCATCACGTCGGAGGTGGCCGACACGAAAGACCAAGATCCTCACAGTCTAACCGGAAGCGATGCCGTTTTCGATTTGTTGAAGCCTGTCGCGAATGTCCTCTCTATCACCTGCATGCGTTACGCTGAAACCATGCAAAGCAGCGCGAATAACAGCTTGAGCGAGTATCTGGAGAATATCAATCCGCCTTCCCTGTTCAACGAGGTCTGCGAAATGGACGAGTCAACGGTGGAACATGTCACGGAGACTGTGTGTAGCGACACTCTGTGCATCGACGCAGAGTTGCGCACCGAGGAAGCTCCGCATCCAATGGTCGTCGACAAGATTGACGAAGGTGGCAACGACACTGACGAAGCGGTCACTCCGATCTCGTCAGAGTACTGTGTCACCAGTTCGGCTGAGTCGACACCTAAGAAACGACTACATAGGAATCTCACGCCGAAACAAAAACGAACTTTGGCCAAGGAGAGGTACAAGACATACACCATTGCTGCAGAACTAAGTAAGAAGGAGACGGAGGAGGAGAAACAGGAAAACGAGGATCGGGAGAACAAAATTCCACGCGGCAAGTGTTCGCCATTTTCCAAGCTGACACCTAAGCAACGCAGGCAGGAGGATAGAGCCAGGTTTCAGACGCAGGTATTGGAGAATCCCTTCCCTGAGGTGAACCAGGATCAACAGGACGTTGAGAACATCTGTGAGACGGAGAGTCCTGCATCGTCGGAACCTGTGTCACCTGTCAGATCTGCTATTCCTAAGCCGACAAAGCTGTCAGCTTGTAAGACACTGATAAAAAAGCGCATGGAACAGAAAAAAAACCGGGAGAGGTACCGCACAAGAACACTGAACGACTCGGAATGCATATTCAAGGACACTGATGGCAATGCTGCCGCAAACGGTACGGAGGAGAACTCGTTAACAGCAACGCACACCATTCAGTCGGATGAGATTCAAACTATGTTAGAGCAAAACGCTACCATAGTGTTGAACACTTTGAACGAATCTAACAAAGCAAATCAGAACCTGGAAGAACCGTTATTGGACTGCGAGACCATTAGTTTGGTGTCGAACGAGTCGGAGTCTGAAAGAAACTTGCGAATGAAGTTCGTCAACGGCGTCTCCAAAAAGCTAATAGGCGCTTGTAGCCAACAAATGGATGAGGCACACGAATTGGAAGATACCCATAAGGATGCAGTCGAAATTGAAACGTGTAGGTCACAGGAAGATGTCAGATATGACACCGTGGAGAGTGACAGTGAGAATGAATCTAACAATACCGAAGAGCCACCTCGAGAGACGAAACGACCACGGATAATCAAGCCAGGTATGGTGAGAGACCTCAGTAACGATTCAAACGCCACGGACAAATCAGAACCAGAGAGTCCAAAGGCTATACGTGGTAGAAGAAAGGCTCTCTACTCGAATCCAATAACGAGGAAACCAACGCCTCAATCGTCCCCGTTGAAACAAGTGAACCCTGTAAGTGGGATACCCATTGGTCGTAGTAACACATCACCCATAGTGAGAGCTACCAGAGCAACCACTCTTCGACAGAATAATAACAGTCAAAACAACTTAACAAAAGAGTCTTCAAAAACAACACTTAAAATGACATCCATTTTACCAGACACGGAAAAGCGAACGAGGAACTTATCCGCAGCCGCAAAGAGAGCGTCTGTTCCTCAAAAGGGATCATCGCTGACTTTCACTAAATCCGTGAAAAGGCACAGTACACCTCCAACGTGCTCCTCGAATTTTCAGCAAGACGGTAAACCAGACGCAGCCGTGAAACCTTTAGAACGACAGGGTACGTTCACCAAAGACGAGCCGGAAATGGAGAACGCACCCATGGTAGTCTCTTCGTCGTCTTCGCCCATAAAGACAAAGATTGCGAAACCCATCAAAGGTGCTACCTCTAAAGTACACCCAACGACAATGGTCAAACCGAAAGTCGCCCCAAAAGCGCTTCAAACGAAAGCTACGAAAGGTAATACCTCGGAAAAGATACAGCCCCCTAAAGCGTTGCCGCTGTTAGTCGCACCAAAACGTTTGCCGACAGGAAAGCTAACGTCAGCGTCGAAAGTTCCAACCGGTGTCCAGAACACCGCGCAAGCGGAAAACGGTAAGGTTTTTCGCAAAGTAGGTCCCCTTGGTCAAAGATCCAATAGTAATTCTAGCATCGTGTCCAACTCGTCAACAGGGATGCAGACTAGAAAATTAGCGAAGGAGGCGACTAGCAAAATAGCGAGTCTTTGGAAAAAAGTCGAGGAAAGCAAAAGTAAGCAGCGATTGGAGAAACCCGATACCAGGCAATGGTTACAGCCAGGCAGCTGTGCCAATGTCGTGGACGCTCCTACCCCAGCGAGCAATCCACCAGCTTTTAGGCTATTCCGTAGTTCCACGTTCGAAGGAGTACCCCAAGAGAATGATAGCCCGGAGTCCACCTTATACAAATCGAAATCAAAACGACCTTTAGCGATGGGTGTCCAGTTCAGTAAAGTGAAGTATAGGAACTCTTGTGATTTAAGCGGAATGAATGCAAACGATGCTCCTTGCAAAATACCTGTAAAATCTAGTGATGCTTCTACGTACAGAAAAGACACTGTTCAAGTAGGAGACGCTTCTGTGATCTTACGGAAGCCACAGAACAGTGAGTCTTCCCCAATGGAAGTAGATCCTACTAAACGAATATCACGCCTTGGTTCCTTCATAAGAGTAGACTCTGCGAACGCGGAAGGCTCTGCACAAACAAACGTGAATGGCAGCGGCACGCGTACACCTGCCTCTGCTATTGTACCACCCTTTAATTACAATCCGAAACAAGACATTCCTTCCCAAACAACCAAAGTTACACCGAACGAAAGTGAAAGTAAATTTGGGGTGGCAGATTGTCACAGTGACATTGTCACAGGTTCAGCGAGAGTAACAACAGTATAG